In the genome of Kitasatospora cathayae, one region contains:
- a CDS encoding ABC transporter permease: protein MSSTDTAPARNDGDTAEVGAGLDALDSVAAPRSSIGEVLRTKALPPLIGVLVVLALWQGAYSLHLTSSYKLPSPADVWHSLQDLWYQGTLFSIIWTSVWRGLSGFLLAVVIGTPIGLVVARVKPVRTAIGPVLQGLQSLPSVAWVPAAVIWLGINDSMMYAVILLGAVPSIANGLVAGIDQVPPLFLRAGRTIGATGLAGARHVLIPAALPGYLAGLKQGWAFSWRSLMAAELVASSPDLGRGLGRFLEDQREFSDMSGVLLGIILILFVGIAIELLVFTPVERRVLRNRGLLASAK, encoded by the coding sequence ATGTCCAGCACTGACACCGCCCCCGCCCGGAACGACGGCGACACCGCCGAGGTCGGGGCCGGCCTGGACGCCCTCGACTCCGTCGCCGCCCCGCGCAGTTCGATCGGCGAGGTGCTGCGAACGAAGGCACTGCCGCCGCTGATCGGCGTGCTGGTGGTGCTGGCGCTGTGGCAGGGCGCGTACAGCCTGCACCTCACCTCCTCGTACAAGCTGCCCAGCCCCGCCGACGTCTGGCACTCCCTCCAGGACCTCTGGTACCAGGGAACACTCTTCTCGATCATCTGGACCAGCGTGTGGCGCGGCCTGTCCGGCTTCCTGCTCGCCGTAGTCATCGGCACCCCGATCGGCCTGGTGGTCGCCCGGGTCAAGCCGGTGCGCACCGCCATCGGCCCGGTGCTGCAGGGCCTGCAGTCGCTGCCCTCGGTGGCCTGGGTGCCGGCCGCCGTCATCTGGCTCGGCATCAACGACTCGATGATGTACGCGGTGATCCTGCTGGGCGCCGTCCCGTCCATCGCCAACGGGCTGGTGGCCGGCATCGACCAGGTGCCGCCGCTGTTCCTGCGGGCCGGACGCACCATCGGCGCCACCGGTCTGGCCGGGGCCCGGCACGTGCTCATCCCGGCCGCGCTGCCCGGCTACCTGGCCGGGCTCAAGCAGGGCTGGGCGTTCTCCTGGCGCTCACTGATGGCCGCCGAGCTGGTCGCCTCCTCCCCCGACCTCGGGCGGGGCCTCGGCCGGTTCCTGGAGGACCAGCGCGAGTTCTCCGACATGTCCGGGGTGCTGCTCGGCATCATCCTCATCCTGTTCGTCGGCATCGCCATCGAGCTGCTGGTGTTCACCCCGGTCGAGCGCCGGGTGCTGCGCAACCGCGGCCTGCTGGCCTCCGCCAAGTGA
- a CDS encoding ABC transporter ATP-binding protein produces the protein MSPVLTTPADAPAVDATNAPAVRISHVHKSFGRPGAQTHVLDDITLDVAPGEFVTLLGASGCGKSTLLNLVAGLDKPTRGSIEVPGGRPALMFQEHALFPWLTAGKNIELALKLAGLPRPERRAEAERLLELVRLGGAYGKRVHELSGGMRQRVAMARALAQGSKVLLMDEPFAALDAITRDVLHDEITRIWAERQLSVLFVTHNVREAVRLAQRVVLLSSRPGRVAREWRIDLPQPRRIESSGVADLSIEITEELRGEIRRHVQH, from the coding sequence ATGAGCCCGGTACTGACCACCCCGGCCGACGCCCCTGCCGTCGACGCCACCAACGCGCCCGCCGTCCGGATCTCGCACGTGCACAAGTCCTTCGGCCGCCCGGGCGCCCAGACCCACGTGCTGGACGACATCACCCTCGACGTCGCGCCCGGCGAGTTCGTCACCCTGCTCGGCGCCTCGGGCTGCGGCAAGTCCACCCTGCTCAACCTGGTCGCCGGCCTCGACAAGCCCACCCGCGGCAGCATCGAGGTGCCCGGCGGCCGCCCCGCGCTGATGTTCCAGGAACACGCGCTGTTCCCCTGGCTCACCGCCGGGAAGAACATCGAGCTCGCCCTCAAGCTGGCAGGCCTCCCCCGCCCAGAGCGCCGCGCCGAGGCCGAGCGCCTGCTCGAACTCGTCCGCCTGGGCGGCGCGTACGGCAAGCGGGTGCACGAGCTGTCCGGCGGCATGCGCCAGCGCGTCGCGATGGCCCGCGCCCTCGCCCAGGGCAGCAAAGTGCTGCTGATGGACGAGCCGTTCGCCGCGCTCGACGCCATCACCCGGGACGTGCTGCACGACGAGATCACCCGGATCTGGGCCGAGCGGCAGCTGTCCGTGCTGTTCGTCACCCACAACGTGCGCGAGGCCGTGCGCCTGGCCCAGCGCGTCGTCCTGCTGTCCTCCCGGCCCGGCCGGGTCGCCCGCGAGTGGCGGATCGACCTGCCGCAGCCGCGCCGCATCGAGTCCTCCGGCGTCGCCGACCTGTCCATCGAGATCACCGAAGAACTGCGTGGGGAGATCCGTCGCCATGTCCAGCACTGA
- a CDS encoding aliphatic sulfonate ABC transporter substrate-binding protein encodes MAPNPAPSHTFVRPNAGRIRRSAAAAVAGLTAVALLSACGYGSKAADNGSADTAATGAPGVKLSSPTVKIGYFANLTHGTALVGLQGGIFQKELGTTQIRTQVFNAGPAEIEALNAGSIDIGWIGPSPAINGYTKSDGKSLKIIGGSASGGVKLVVNPDKVSSLDDLKGKKIATPQLGNTQDVALLNYLAGKGYKVDAASGAGDVSVVRTDNKVTPDAYRQGSIDGAWVPEPTASKLVTLGAKVLLNEKDVWPDKKFVITNIIVSQKFLKEHQDVVEAVLRGSVNTNAFIKANPEKAKADANEAIKKDAGNALEPAVLDPAWADIDFLDDPLANTLQAEADHAVTAGLLKKPNLNGIYDLTLLNKVLAAQGQAPVADAGLGTK; translated from the coding sequence ATGGCACCCAACCCGGCCCCCTCCCATACCTTCGTCCGCCCCAACGCCGGCCGGATCAGACGCTCCGCCGCGGCCGCCGTCGCCGGCCTGACCGCCGTGGCCCTGCTGTCGGCCTGCGGCTACGGCTCCAAGGCCGCCGACAACGGCTCCGCCGACACCGCCGCGACCGGGGCTCCGGGCGTCAAGCTGTCCTCCCCCACGGTGAAGATCGGCTACTTCGCCAACCTGACCCACGGCACCGCACTGGTCGGCCTCCAGGGGGGCATCTTCCAGAAGGAGTTGGGCACCACCCAGATCAGGACCCAGGTCTTCAACGCGGGCCCGGCCGAGATCGAGGCGCTCAACGCCGGCTCCATCGACATCGGCTGGATCGGCCCCTCCCCCGCGATCAACGGCTACACCAAGTCCGACGGCAAGTCCCTGAAGATCATCGGTGGTTCGGCCTCCGGCGGGGTCAAGCTGGTGGTCAACCCGGACAAGGTCTCCTCGCTGGACGACCTCAAGGGCAAGAAGATCGCCACCCCGCAGCTGGGCAACACCCAGGACGTGGCCCTGCTCAACTACCTGGCGGGCAAGGGCTACAAGGTGGACGCGGCGTCCGGCGCGGGCGACGTCTCGGTGGTGCGCACCGACAACAAGGTCACCCCCGACGCCTACCGGCAGGGTTCCATCGACGGCGCCTGGGTGCCCGAGCCCACCGCCTCCAAGCTGGTCACCCTCGGCGCGAAGGTCCTGCTCAACGAGAAGGACGTCTGGCCGGACAAGAAGTTCGTGATCACCAACATCATCGTCTCGCAGAAGTTCCTCAAGGAGCACCAGGACGTGGTGGAGGCCGTGCTGCGCGGCTCGGTGAACACCAACGCCTTCATCAAGGCCAACCCCGAGAAGGCCAAGGCCGACGCCAACGAGGCGATCAAGAAGGACGCCGGCAACGCGCTGGAGCCGGCCGTCCTCGACCCGGCCTGGGCCGACATCGACTTCCTGGACGACCCGCTGGCGAACACCCTGCAGGCCGAGGCCGACCACGCCGTGACCGCCGGGCTCCTCAAGAAGCCCAATCTGAACGGCATCTACGACCTCACCCTGCTGAACAAGGTCCTCGCGGCCCAGGGCCAGGCGCCCGTGGCGGACGCCGGACTCGGCACCAAGTAA